The DNA segment gtgtcagggggcagaaagcagagtgtaaagtgaataaataaaaagatatcaataaaaaatatttaattatttaaaaaaattggacagaatgtattgttctagtaactctagtgtgtatacacaggcaataactttaacacccagagagaatagatgttgtaaagtagggtgcctttggtattgacataaactaggaacatagcaaagataaataaaaaagaaagatgtttgtcccatagatccattattctcctcaagtcgaagtgtttgtgctcacttttaccagaactctggaaacCTCTGTTAATCCAGGTTTCAGGACTCATCCAAAGTACAGTCCTGAACTGGCTGTGGCCAAgggttcctgtgttgttggctgacctctgcctcaggcttcagaggcactggaggggcagttttggccttcaggtggcagccattccaggtcccctaccataccagatagcgagtcttccacagatgcctgacatctcaaaaatagaagcttgggtatttcaAAGATTGGAATggcactctacagtcatgatgagttgattacgtgagaccatacaagttaactaatgtctgtatgactgttttctttatttgaaagtgagtaatgagatcatctcaggagtggttgctaagaataaaatcactgattaacataaatgataggactgtacagagcatgggcttaatattctgggtccagtgcaaatagctgggagagttcaaaacaaaaccaataaaagcaacaggaatacaaacaacaacaattgtttaaaacccttttgagtgctgagattactggcatgtaccaactgtggctaactttttttgtttttataattaacaaccaaacatacaaacaaacaaacatccctattccaattccagcagtttgcatcagagagagctgtgtgacactgcatgctgcttcctttcctcagatagctcaggtcgtcagtcctataccaggtcagctggacctaagacagTGTAGTTGAACTACTTGCTGTCACGACATGATTctacaacaatccttttcttggtaaaattgagcctCTATAGAGTAAGCCCCATGTTGTTGGAACCAGGaccctttaggccagcaaacacacaagccacccttagtgaaagagaaaaggaaaaatcacattggaaaaaaatatgcgccctaattgtaagaaaaagccctcatctttgaagccatcacctatctccccctgatttttgagctctgcatattgatattgtgtggctcaagaaggtagtgaaattcagatgttttctgaaagaagatatacatgatttttcactcttaaatctgtgaggttagggggcacaggttcagcaaagccagcataagaacacaaaagccagagatgataatgccaaagggacagcatcctgaccttatagacacattaaaattgaggtttcatctcaattcaggtcattgcactcccagccctaccttctgagtattatatttgctgtgagtacagtatgacgttacaacctgcaacaccctcatttctcaacttagcaattctggaagacagatattggagaagTAATTGCTATGAGGCTACAATGCAGTAATGTACAGTCCAGGATGACCACTACTCTCTGttgcccacttaaattgtctggttgtatttgagaatgggagcatgtgcaggataatgttttgaagaagggacagcaagttaaccatttatatttgccctgtagATGATTCCATATGTTCAAAAGAGTAGggagttttctttgtaaaagatagggttgtaaaccagagattttgtgaaactcatgtatatatatatatatatatatatatatatatatatatatatatatatatatatatgaaaaaatgccctctgtcaaggaatacaccgttagaaaatattgtccatgttttgtacaattaaacctataggagaaagatatttgcctctgtgagacaggaaaaccctgggaaattggagtgtatgtcacatgaattgacacagctggtatatttgctgttgtgaaacatctactacatccacagtccctagagtTTTGGGTGccaacaaaatctcttaagcatgtcagagtcctaaccaacgttccccctcaaaagcacatgacatctaatgaagcagtagaattctccagctttggaaggagaggttgccaaaggggatcccacgggtccatgagaggctccaggagaggcaccccagaaaaggaccaagctgggcagaactagttaacaggtaggtcatggcagttgctagtgacatcatcagtaatgccttccttggagaatctcttgtatctaggatagaactagaatcttctgtgttgtcacctgtgttgtggtgacagcaactgcctgtggttcatcccttctgtttgctctgggttcaccagcaggaatgttttcctggctgctcaggctatttcagaaagagaatggcgatgaaggagagaccagaccaacagagaaggaagagggaatcctttctcatgaaaaaggaagaaggaaatggttatggagaaggcacagtgagtcctgggcagagttggggaacttcctggtagaggtaggcttgagctgggccttccaggagtaggtcttacaagatgaagccttggactttgtcaatgtcagacaaagagtcaagaatttctgatgatgagtttgacagagccaggaattgacaaacctgcagctacttttctgggatctatttaatttcattttgagtagcaaaaaatgtcaggagtgggcactatgagaataacagtgtgtcctttcatggaagggagttgaagcacttcatcttccagattactgtaggtaacttgagtctctgatgaaaagaacagagaaggatgctcccctggtcatgtcatgtggtgaggactcagacactttggatttgaagacacacgattaattagtgcttgatagtgctaagcactatgaacttcaggatttccctgcgtcccatctgatatgacctgacaatgttccccatatctttatgtctgaggcagcttatacatttcaaggcaaccgggcctgtaacagggagtgtggcatatgtctgacaatggtggttaggaagaggaacatagcttagcaaaccagctggaagatagcttttctgctcttttaggaattcactgtctttatcttttctctccctccatcttcttcttgggactcagaatggtctcccctgcccctgggccatcaagtatgcaaattcttttgtgtttacctatctgcagggtctgctagaaatacttcaacccaaaattccaaaatgactaagaagagatcaaaaagaaatgaactagaagaactgaaattggatatgaggaagatcagcaatgacatggaggaaatgtgtggaatcctgaacctttacatgtatgaggatttgaactacaggtaggaattatgcccagtaccctgttgactgtattgtgccatctgttaccccaatttccttccatgaatggagtgcgtcatctcccatcattcaattaagtagccctgacaggtgtttaattgttggataaacaaggtgctgtgtgtttattatcatcttcatttgtacttgaccttggggtttTTGCATTCTGATTGTTGCTGTGAACAGCTAGAATGTcctgctcacacttactgtctctcagtgtgtgaatgcaatgcctgcaggcttcaaggctttactctgatattgttcattatattctgagagatggcacctgtctggatttatttggcattctaattgtgtttgtgtgtgtgaacatagttgcgtgtgttttgttcaggactggggctctgggacctttgatggggtctgaggatttgtgtgatgcacagtttgcaggtcctgttagtgttgagtccatagaggtccaaagtgatcaccagggaagtttgctcctggtgtttccttgttgtcacacaggaatctcctggaggagatgtgataaagcctttctcctgtaaatactagttgtgtcctctgggaattcacataacaacaggaaccaaggaatgagaatccctgccttaaaaataagaggaaagtcattacagatatctactggacccttgcctgtggcacagtgtagtgtaaaattgtcatagaagtactctattcctacatgcttgcctgggaagcccttgaaggtcagctagctccatttggtctcctggctctgctgtcctctgcccaggatagtaagtttaattagcacctagGGGACCCAGTTTGAATGAGCCAGGATGTGGCATGCAGTTGGCTTGGGTAGTACATGATATagcctgtttgcacatgattattgattccttaattcagcatattatttgcttcttgggccatgccacaggatgaacactgaattcaacatcattaaatcacaacatgagaagacaatgttggatatgaataaaatgatccagtccataattggttccatacagtactccaaggaactgatagaagataactattcctacaggtgagtcagtgacacaaatgagacccccagaactaggcagggaatgcttctgtccttttaggactttgaacaaaagcaagggttctggttctatgctatctgttttttatttaggaaccctgccctgaggcaagggtcttggatttgtacctcttggacacaggtgtcctaagtgtgaagagtgtccaagaccctccaatctttattcttccaaattcaagatcctctacatagaaaacttttccaccacgctgggaatatccaggaaccctgaacctctgggtttctgaccacagattaaaagatctaggattcccaacaaaaatgtaaagattgCACACCTCTTTGGTCGTCTCACctctctcagaggggctaagccctctccctgctgaaggttttatggtaccacagacctataatcaaccatgaggaacatttcctcttctgtcatgTATATATGGTGTACTCTTGGTGTCAGGGTTTTTagaagtttgttgagtcctgtggaatatggctggtatcttgatatgacctgcctctgtttggtgctcctatgtaactgtggactcttctgggggctgtctgggaatcagggcccttgcagggatcataggacttgtaggagtggcaagccaatggaatctggctgggaatcaccaatttttctttgtggatcagcattaaggaggaccacctcctccgtgagtgcactcaactcCACGAAAACgtaaggatattactgaatgagaacagaaggctgctggtggagcaggctggccacaagtgtcctgtggggaagaaaagaggttctctgaggaggccagcaagaacatctgtgtcccaagtgccaaggaacaccaggtaggatgatgtgtatcagaggcagattgccctcatgtctaaacataaacatagacaatcaaatgtaatagtccaccaacttctccaggcactcacctatgtttcctccaagtgtttgtttatgttatcatctacagggctctctgtggaggtagcctggttcaagaaactgcatatttggaatgcaaatgttcctgctctgctataatcactaagggagataggttgattagacatcacaacactatatgccttaagtttgaagggtgctgtgttggagcccttcttgagaatagcaagagctttgagggaagaagtaaaggcctgtagctcatttgctttacagggaacttgtgagattctaggtaggaaatagtttgcagggatgacagcctagtttaattgacaaataagtggatttcattactgtcttttggcggcttttctattccccccttttctgctctatctcaaaatggtctcttcaggcttcatatatcttggttcacactgagagagcctgagtagcagcttgtcagttcaattttctttgagtgctgttggagtggtcattcctgggccttagagtctggagttggctggatgaccagagatgatagaaaggcttcacacaggctcaggtttggtgtgtgatttctgaggcttcatgaaaaaatttcttaatatatgcccccaaaTTGGACCATTGTTAGATgtttctctccccccctccccccagacagggattctctgtgcagcactggctgtcctggaactcactctgtatacccggctggcctcaaactcagaaatctgcctgcctctgcctcccaagtgctgggattaaaggagtgtgccactatgaccCTGCTTCTCTCgtgctttttcttcctctaaaataatcgcagagtccttgggtctcccttgaaacattacctctgcatagtctgaattatcttggtcctgaaccataacagatacctcattgttttctgctcagttatgattttatgtgaataagtctgcgtgtgcttgtgtgtgtgtctgtgactgtgtgtctgtgtgtttctttttgtgtatgcatggtttttccgacctgtgtctcaatcagcctcagtgggggctgagagaaatgaggaccttcagacagttctggtagtataaaactggttatgtctgttagaagccatgttcagaaagtggaaaagaagtccACTTTGACCCAGTGCTTCCAGAACAAGGAGGAGTTATCCACAGAGTCTAGGGTGCTCAGGGTTATAGTGGTCCTCAGAGCATCACTGAAGGAGAagctatcctgatgtccatctgctgaaggatgaaaaggccctgtgtggtgcagcccttccatgaactcagtgtgagataatccatgcaagcttttgtccttcaactagtcagccttatcctactcaaaatagccctgacacagtcacattctggggagaaaacgtttcttttggatcctggttgtagacagttcctattactttgggctcatgcctttggacaccaagtcagttaggtgatggaaaagggagatcctattggaagaaattgtttactttaggacaagtctgaaacagggaacaagaacaagagcctggtccaccaccaacatgtgagcctaggctgggaaacaaacctattctacacagccttgggaacttgctgagccagattggataataggacaagaaccctgattcccagaccggtttatgagtggaaagcatatcactgactgcgctgcctatatgctatgcccactaagtacctttcccattcaagatttgtttttttattcctgcaaagtatcctgggagatttttatatttgtattaaccaCGAAACTAAAAAGGTCACTGCAaaacaatatgcttgtattgcataaacacaaatattatgtgtgtttgagagtgtgccctgcaatagtcatagatgtacaggggtgttgttctgtttcttcatgaccatcacttttaaggttcattgcccagccttgggaatatttttatttagcacactcttgcagattctaggaaccatgaattacccatgggtattgtgttgtatggtgtctctggttatttgcagatagaagattgacaagaggaaccctgtgaggttcctgactggagaaataatcatagccttcacttcagttcagggcatgctcccaccccataaggaatccacatggtttctaggtagcacacatctctcttgaactcacattcaaacattgctacaatgttattactcaatataatgtacccgcacaactggggaaatgtggtgttttttagaactccagtataatgtgtagttgacagttcagtttctagcagtttttttttccattttttattagatatttagctcatttacatttccaatgctataccaaaagtcccccatatccacccacccccactcccctgcccacctactccccctttttggccctggtgttcccctgtactggggtatataaagtttgcaagtccaatgggcctctctttccagtgatggccaactaggccatcttttgatatatatgcagctagagtcaagagctccggggtactggttagttcataatgttgttccacctatagggctgcagatccctttagctccttggctactttctctagctcctccattgggagccctatgatccatccattagctgactgtgagcatccacttctgtgtttgctaggccccggcatagtctcacaagagacagctacatctgggtcctttcaataaaatcttgctagtgtatgcaatggtgtcagcgtttggatgctgattatggggtggatccctggatatggcagtctctacatggtccatcctttcatctcagctccaaactttgtctctgtaactccttccatgggtgttttgttcccaaatctaaggaggggcatagtgttcacacttcagtattcattcttcttcagtttcatgtgtttaggacacatgctccactatgttcatagcagccttatttataatagccagaagctggaaagaacctagatgcccctcaacagaggaatggatacagaaaatgtggcacatctacacaatggagtactactcagctattaaaatgaataaatttatgaaattcctagccaaatggatggacctggagggcatcatcctgagtgaggtaacacattcacaaagaaactcacacaatatgtactcactgataagtggatattagccccaaacctaggatatccaagatataaaatataatttgctaaacacatgaaattctagcagtttttaataggtgagaaagaattccaagctcaggtgctCTATGGCACTTGGGATGCACGTTATGATCTTAGCTGATAGGAcatgttggtttgtccagctgaatagagctgttctgggagagacagctcaatttACAAATGCTTAActggcctttgtttctttcttccctaagtgtgatatagtccagcagaaagcagaacatggcacagaccacgacatgatctccctcaaagagaagtgctggaggaagagcactgaatgtgcacaggaaatacaccactgttgcctctcatccctaataaccatggctgtaatgggctgtatgctcctcttttattttgtttctttggtatgaacaggccttaatttcatctagcctctggcccaggaagagttTAAAGGGacatttaaagggactcagagaaatgctgagacacatcaagagctgctgggcatccaggaagaatctgagtgcaaatttatcttttcctgatgggtcatcatcaataattacatggagatcagtcaacaaaattgtaaaaccttggatccaagtctacaacatgtgttctgctttgacttgggaggccatatccttcagacccacactccaaaaggagaatgttgcttaaatttctcctgcaaagttTGTTACCTCCAGGAACTACTTTTCTACTAAGTTGCCAAGGACACCCACAGGCTGTAAGcctgtgctacaaaatgagcagactaagaattttgctttgcacaatttttgtggtttgattttggtttgagttttgattagtttagttatttgttttttcttgttttcattcaaagttttgttatttattggttatttattgttcttttaattaatttgatattttgataaggttatacacagtacatattgactgtcagctttcagttacaattgagtacattgcatttattcttatgactaacacagtgatctccaactcttcactctaagagccttgttatttcaggtgtgatcatgaaagcccacagatatcagacccagatggatctctgcactcttcatgggacttgggctccatagtttcttctgagCCGGACTTAACTACAAAGTCCTTCATACATTCAGTATGGAGAGTTTGTCCAACTgtctggataggaacttaatgatggaaaacttacccatgctgcatcgttgctgtcaaatatttagctactgtgaaaatcctgtggatgatggtgttgaacgcattaatggcaaatacatcagtatttctgtaatagctctcattaaatcaaagcatagtctaagggaataaaaagctgtcagaaaacacagcagtgtatgcttctgcgttccttcaaatatacaatcactggTAATTGCAAGTGGTTTCTGTGGGGGTCcttcaatgttcattttattactttatgattcacctgtgtctgccaaaaaacatcattcaaaaacaatgaagattgtaattaggtatcatcctataaaatcctaacaaatgtcttttttatttgatattttctttacttacatttcaaatgctaaaccctttcctagtttcccctctgaagatcccctgtttactacaccaacccctgctccccaacccacccactcccttcatcctggccttggcatgctcctctactggggcatagaacattcataggaccaaggactctcctcccagtgatgaccaaccaggccatcctcctctacacatttacctagagcaatgagttccatcatgtgttttctttgtttggtggtttagtccaagtgatctctggaggtactggttagttcatattgttgttcctcttatggggctctaaacccttcagctccataggtcctctctctagctccttcactggggaccctgtgctctgaccatttgatggctgtgagcatgtacttctgtatttgtcaggcactggcagaacctctcagttggcagctatatcaggctcctgtcagcaatctcttgttggcatccgtagtagtgtctggtttttctggttgtttatgagatggatccccaggtgaagcagtctctggatggttattccttcagtctctgcttcacattatgttgctgtcactcctttcatgggtattttgttcctcattctaataaggatcaaagtatcctcactttggtcttcctttttcttgagttttgtatgctttgctatttgtatcttgggtattccaaggttctgggctaatatacccttatcagcaagtacatgtcatatgtgttcttttgtgattggattaccttactcaggatgatatcctacagatccatccatttgtctaaaaatatcacgaattcattctttttaatagctgactagttcttcattgtacaaatgtaccgtattttatgtatccattcctctgttgatggaaatcttggttctttccagctactggctatcataattaaggctgctatgaacataatggagctagtgcagattcaaggcaatttatatactacatagccTATAAATCATCGTTGTTACCCGACTTGAAAGGGACACAGCAAGTCAGACTCATctgtcatttggggacaataagTCTTGAGAGTAACTTTTAGGATATTTCAAGTTTAAGACAAGCTTAAGTAGAGGACCAAAAGGGGAACGTGGCTGTTATCAGTCTGCAATCAGTTGACCCCTAGAAAGGTTGTTATAGTTAAGTGCTATATGACTCTACAAATCCTCTTGTAAGGGGTCAGATTAACCCTGCAattgaaaacattaccaaaccaggaatgtgctatgctgagcactcacagagagTTATGAGGAGCTCCCCTAGGCTCCTTTTACAGcaagtaaaaatagacaaagagatcaAATATCCTAATATCACAAGATGATAAACCTAACAACTGTAGATTTTACTGAGTATCAGCAAGTTTAGATTCTTGGCCATCTATAGATTTTCATGCAACATCTGTATCAGGGACAATACATAAGGAGGTGGCTGCTCAATAGCATGacaaacaaccaagaagagccataGCCTCGAACACTCTACTCTGGATGCTGAGACTAAATAACTTTAGTTTTTCACCACCTGTCCCAGGACTGCTCGCATCATTTCTTGCATATGTTTACTCTAGCACTTGTCTACCTTGGGTACAAACCCAGAGGACAGTCCCACAGCCCAAAGAAGAGGCTCCACTCcacacactcactctatcatgaccaggatcttagaatcccagggtcccagaatcccaggagttagtcacacaagaatcttagagtctcacaggcaacttgtctcccaggaactgcgacacacccagaatctcagggtcacaggatcccggaattttacacctgtatccttatagctttaatgatcaaggacaaggatgcagctgggactgagggtgtcaagaagatgcaggacatgttcaacgctgagatcctgttgtctagacattcttaagctctgcagatgtgggctcatagatgcatctttgcactcaaaggacatatattgatttaaaaattagaattaccttCAATCTTGCTATTTCCTTAGAGAAGTGAGGTAggatttcttccttggggaaacaatttttccatgctttcttaagcacttcagttttactttgaaatcttttgaaatgacttcGTGAAGATGCACAAACTGTGATTCCCTAGGCTCATGTTGAATATCCTTCAAAGTCTTGTCAGCAGACtgatctaagagtagggaccagatgtcattgtcataattctgttcaggtttgtactttaaacttttgctgaatatgtgctcgcggaaagttt comes from the Mus musculus strain C57BL/6J chromosome 14, GRCm38.p6 C57BL/6J genome and includes:
- the Gm8108 gene encoding uncharacterized protein Gm8108 isoform X1; protein product: MNIKMTLRWCPALYFPVKNAKIKKTHVKAYVGMFSWLLRLFQKENGDEGETRPTEKEEGILSHEKGRRKWLWRRHRSARNTSTQNSKMTKKRSKRNELEELKLDMRKISNDMEEMCGILNLYMYEDLNYRMNTEFNIIKSQHEKTMLDMNKMIQSIIGSIQYSKELIEDNYSYSIKEDHLLRECTQLHENVRILLNENRRLLVEQAGHKCPVGKKRGSLRRPARTSVSQVPRNTSPAESRTWHRPRHDLPQREVLEEEH